A section of the Hirschia baltica ATCC 49814 genome encodes:
- a CDS encoding MFS transporter translates to MSQKRFAAFQHNSYVRYFIARFLTTFAVQILSVSVGWQIYDLTKEPIWLGWIGLVQFLPALLLVFVTGLSADKYGRRLIMGISYAVEALCAVAILALAMFNQISPIPVLIILTIFGIGRAFASPAVSALAVNVVPKEDFANAVAWNSSSWQSATIVGPVIGGLLYGISAETAYSAASLFLIASTLLVFTIPKPKQRKSIGATSFATVVGGFTFIWKEKVILGAISLDLFAVLLGGAVALLPVYASDILQLGPAGLGLLRAAPGIGALIMVGIITSFHIRSHVGLILFACVALFGASTIVFGFSTSAWVAIPALMFIGAFDMVSVYIRETLLQLWTPDEMRSRVNAVNSIFLGASNELGEFRAGTMAHAFGAVSAVVIGGFATIGVAASWALLFPAIRKTQNLDVEEKSL, encoded by the coding sequence ATGTCTCAAAAGCGCTTTGCAGCCTTCCAACACAATTCTTATGTCCGCTACTTTATCGCTAGATTTTTAACAACATTCGCTGTTCAAATTTTATCTGTTTCCGTAGGTTGGCAAATATATGATCTCACCAAAGAACCAATCTGGCTGGGATGGATAGGTCTCGTTCAATTCTTGCCTGCTTTATTATTAGTGTTTGTAACTGGCCTATCAGCTGATAAGTATGGGCGTCGCCTCATCATGGGTATCTCATACGCTGTGGAAGCATTGTGTGCAGTTGCGATATTAGCCTTAGCAATGTTCAACCAGATATCTCCGATACCAGTCCTTATCATCCTTACAATCTTCGGAATTGGACGGGCGTTTGCTTCCCCAGCTGTTTCAGCCCTAGCCGTGAATGTCGTTCCCAAAGAAGATTTCGCAAACGCCGTGGCTTGGAACTCATCTTCTTGGCAATCAGCTACAATTGTCGGTCCAGTGATTGGAGGCTTGTTGTATGGCATTTCCGCAGAAACAGCTTACTCCGCTGCATCACTTTTCCTCATAGCATCAACACTTTTAGTCTTTACCATTCCTAAACCTAAACAACGCAAATCCATCGGAGCCACATCCTTTGCAACCGTCGTTGGAGGTTTCACTTTTATCTGGAAAGAAAAAGTAATCTTAGGCGCAATTTCACTAGATTTATTTGCGGTACTATTGGGAGGCGCAGTTGCCCTCCTCCCCGTTTATGCATCAGATATTTTGCAATTAGGTCCAGCAGGATTAGGGCTTTTGCGCGCGGCTCCAGGCATAGGCGCATTAATCATGGTGGGAATCATTACATCTTTTCACATTCGAAGCCATGTGGGCCTTATCTTATTTGCTTGCGTTGCTCTATTTGGTGCATCAACTATCGTGTTCGGATTCTCCACAAGTGCTTGGGTTGCTATACCAGCCCTCATGTTCATCGGGGCGTTTGATATGGTGTCCGTTTATATCAGGGAAACATTGCTGCAATTGTGGACACCCGATGAGATGCGTAGTCGTGTCAACGCAGTAAATTCGATATTCTTAGGTGCCTCCAACGAACTCGGTGAGTTTAGAGCCGGCACAATGGCACACGCCTTTGGTGCTGTCTCAGCAGTTGTCATAGGTGGATTTGCCACAATCGGGGTAGCTGCGTCTTGGGCACTATTATTTCCAGCAATAAGAAAAACCCAAAACCTCGATGTAGAAGAAAAATCACTCTAA
- a CDS encoding rod shape-determining protein: protein MFGKLLGMMSTDMAIDLGTANTLVYVKGQGVQLDEPSVVAYVTQNGRKVVHAVGSEAKLMLGKTPFGMEAIRPMRDGVIADFEVAEEMIKSFIQKVMKKRSLISPLIIICVPTGATPVERRAIHQSALMAGARQVHLIDEPMAAAIGANLPIDEPSGSMVVDIGGGTTEVAVMSLRGIVYSRSVRMGGDKMDEAIVNFLRREENLLIGEASAERIKKEIGTAKIPDNGNGMSIEVRGRDLMNGVPKEASVSEAMVAKSLQDPVSEIVEAVKQALEAMPPELAADIVDKGIVLTGGGALLRNLDVVLKERTQLPVTVADDPLKCVVKGSGIVLEDFENMKDILAPDV, encoded by the coding sequence ATGTTTGGTAAACTTCTTGGCATGATGTCAACTGATATGGCCATTGATTTGGGGACTGCCAACACCCTTGTCTATGTTAAAGGACAAGGCGTACAGCTTGATGAGCCTTCAGTGGTGGCGTACGTCACACAAAACGGGCGTAAGGTGGTGCACGCCGTTGGTTCTGAAGCCAAGCTGATGCTTGGTAAAACGCCATTCGGGATGGAAGCTATTCGCCCTATGCGCGATGGAGTCATTGCTGATTTTGAAGTCGCTGAAGAGATGATCAAAAGCTTCATCCAGAAAGTGATGAAGAAGCGTTCGTTGATTTCTCCTCTTATTATAATCTGTGTGCCAACCGGTGCTACGCCGGTTGAACGTCGTGCAATTCACCAATCTGCGCTTATGGCTGGAGCACGTCAGGTGCATTTGATTGATGAGCCAATGGCTGCTGCTATCGGTGCCAACCTACCGATTGATGAACCATCTGGTTCAATGGTCGTCGATATTGGTGGTGGTACAACCGAAGTCGCAGTGATGTCTTTGCGTGGAATTGTGTATTCGCGTTCGGTTCGCATGGGTGGTGACAAAATGGATGAAGCCATTGTGAACTTCTTGCGGCGTGAAGAAAATCTATTGATTGGTGAGGCGTCTGCTGAGCGTATCAAGAAAGAAATTGGGACAGCAAAAATTCCTGACAATGGTAATGGCATGTCCATTGAGGTGCGTGGACGTGACCTTATGAATGGTGTGCCCAAAGAGGCATCTGTTTCTGAAGCAATGGTTGCTAAGTCACTTCAAGATCCGGTTTCTGAAATTGTTGAAGCGGTTAAACAAGCACTAGAAGCAATGCCGCCAGAGCTTGCAGCTGACATCGTTGATAAGGGTATTGTGTTGACCGGTGGGGGCGCGCTGCTTCGTAACCTTGATGTTGTGCTTAAAGAGCGTACTCAATTACCAGTGACAGTTGCTGATGATCCTTTAAAATGTGTCGTTAAAGGCTCCGGTATTGTTCTTGAAGATTTCGAAAACATGAAAGATATTCTTGCGCCCGACGTCTAA
- the mreC gene encoding rod shape-determining protein MreC, which translates to MARHARHQVGAPRFAARAGIAGIAIALLGLLMVQSSSDVRRALQPARARMDGITSQLSSAANHHFAGYTWLFANKASKERIRELESQVHSLERWREASRTMSLRMVEYENMLDLMGEPQIGGVTARVIAETNGPFTHSRIANAGAVHGVFDGFAVVNEHGLLGRVVRTGHRTSRILLLTDYNSRIPVMGRTSLDRALLVGDKKVGARILHAETPDKIVEGEEWVTSGDDGLFERGLRVGFAHQDKEGWRLDLAMQRDAIDFVRILPPPSFVTPEELMISDGKLLTPNTDENLTSQSFEEASNSEQGGTNVGGRP; encoded by the coding sequence ATGGCTAGGCATGCGCGACATCAAGTCGGTGCACCACGCTTTGCAGCGCGTGCCGGAATTGCGGGTATTGCTATCGCTTTACTTGGCTTGTTGATGGTTCAGTCTTCCTCCGATGTTCGCAGGGCTTTGCAGCCTGCCCGAGCACGTATGGATGGGATCACATCGCAACTATCAAGTGCGGCCAATCATCATTTTGCCGGATACACATGGTTGTTTGCAAACAAAGCCTCCAAAGAGCGCATTCGTGAACTTGAAAGTCAGGTTCACTCCTTAGAACGTTGGCGAGAAGCATCAAGAACGATGTCGCTGCGCATGGTTGAGTATGAGAATATGCTTGATCTAATGGGAGAACCTCAAATCGGCGGTGTTACAGCGCGCGTCATTGCTGAAACAAATGGACCATTCACGCATTCACGGATTGCAAATGCGGGTGCAGTTCACGGTGTTTTTGATGGATTCGCCGTCGTTAATGAACACGGCCTGTTAGGGCGGGTTGTTCGAACTGGTCATCGCACGTCTCGAATTTTGCTTTTGACAGATTATAATAGTCGTATTCCTGTCATGGGGAGAACTTCGTTGGACCGCGCTTTGCTTGTTGGAGATAAAAAAGTGGGCGCGCGCATATTGCATGCCGAAACGCCGGATAAAATTGTTGAGGGCGAAGAGTGGGTCACATCTGGTGATGACGGGTTGTTTGAGCGCGGCCTTCGCGTGGGCTTTGCTCATCAGGATAAAGAAGGATGGCGTCTAGACTTAGCGATGCAACGCGATGCGATAGATTTCGTAAGAATTTTGCCACCTCCAAGCTTTGTTACACCTGAGGAATTGATGATAAGTGATGGCAAGCTTTTAACACCTAATACGGATGAAAATCTCACAAGTCAAAGTTTTGAAGAAGCTTCAAATTCTGAGCAGGGTGGTACGAATGTTGGAGGTCGCCCTTGA
- the mrdA gene encoding penicillin-binding protein 2, translating into MSANRSKDAEFTRRSIVMGAAGAVLWTGLAARLTQLQLFEGDEYAELATENRIRLDPAPARRGVIFDRFGQRLASNKRNFYVLIVPEETDNLENTLTHLGRYIPISGSKHRKILLQARQQARFVPIPVADDLSWQDFSRINVHAPEFRGVYAEVGELRSYPMGAAFAHTIGYVARPNREELDSLIAAEIARLQIGPDDFAGQRQIQSRMQRIYRHPDMRLGRQGIEQHAETYLRGIPGFQRIAVNASGRIVDRLPSDDVAPKDGGDIVLSFDAEIQKFAIARFGEESGSAVVMDIKSGELIAMASTPAFNPNDFVSGISQSKYNDLLGNKKSPLYHKAYDGLYPPGSTFKMIVAAAALEAGVATPNDHVYCGGKTWFGGRDFHCWKRGGHGSVNMKGAIQKSCDVYFYDIARRIGVQGIADMARKMGLGQVYELGMTGGNAGVVPDPAWKQAAKQEPWYEGETLNYGIGQGYLTTSPLQLAVMTARIAAENASPSPKVFIGGAAAPDPGVPHYEPLDSEIADQLRAGMYAVTSEPGGTALRAGDVGNGQRLAGKTGTAQVRRISTAERVTGVVKNDQLPWKLRDHGLFVCYAPADNPKYVCSVIVDHGGGSSAAYPIARDIMTETLKRDPVSKETHKVASPMAQEENKTSTSEAI; encoded by the coding sequence ATGAGTGCTAATAGATCAAAAGATGCTGAATTTACTCGCCGTTCCATAGTTATGGGAGCAGCGGGAGCTGTGTTATGGACAGGACTGGCTGCTCGGTTAACGCAGCTGCAATTGTTTGAGGGTGACGAATACGCGGAATTAGCAACGGAAAATAGGATCAGGTTAGACCCTGCGCCTGCACGTAGAGGTGTGATTTTTGATCGGTTTGGACAGCGACTAGCATCCAATAAAAGAAATTTTTATGTGCTGATTGTTCCTGAAGAGACAGATAATCTTGAGAATACGCTTACTCATTTAGGCAGATATATTCCCATCTCAGGAAGTAAACATCGTAAAATTTTATTGCAAGCGCGGCAGCAGGCTAGGTTTGTGCCCATTCCAGTCGCTGATGATTTAAGTTGGCAAGATTTTTCACGTATCAATGTGCATGCACCAGAGTTTAGAGGTGTTTATGCGGAAGTTGGCGAATTGCGCTCTTACCCTATGGGAGCAGCTTTTGCGCACACAATTGGCTATGTCGCACGCCCCAATAGGGAAGAGCTTGATAGTTTGATAGCTGCGGAAATTGCCCGTTTGCAAATTGGTCCTGATGATTTTGCGGGACAACGGCAAATTCAAAGCCGCATGCAAAGAATTTATCGCCACCCAGATATGCGTTTGGGCCGCCAAGGGATTGAGCAGCATGCCGAAACATATTTGAGAGGGATACCTGGCTTCCAACGGATTGCTGTAAATGCTTCAGGTCGTATCGTAGATCGGCTGCCAAGTGATGATGTCGCCCCCAAAGACGGTGGAGATATTGTTTTAAGCTTTGATGCGGAAATTCAGAAATTTGCGATTGCCCGTTTTGGTGAAGAAAGCGGTAGCGCAGTTGTCATGGATATTAAGAGTGGCGAACTCATTGCCATGGCTTCAACACCAGCGTTCAATCCGAATGACTTTGTATCTGGTATATCTCAGTCAAAATATAATGACCTTTTAGGCAATAAAAAATCTCCGCTTTATCACAAAGCTTATGATGGTCTGTATCCTCCAGGGTCAACGTTTAAGATGATTGTCGCGGCAGCAGCTTTGGAAGCAGGCGTCGCAACACCTAATGATCATGTGTATTGCGGCGGAAAAACATGGTTTGGTGGCCGGGACTTCCACTGCTGGAAGCGTGGCGGGCATGGTTCTGTCAATATGAAGGGCGCAATTCAGAAATCTTGTGATGTGTATTTTTATGATATTGCACGTCGCATTGGTGTGCAGGGAATTGCAGATATGGCCCGGAAAATGGGGCTGGGACAAGTATATGAGTTGGGGATGACTGGTGGGAATGCCGGTGTGGTTCCTGATCCGGCTTGGAAGCAAGCTGCTAAACAGGAGCCATGGTATGAGGGTGAAACGCTCAATTATGGTATTGGTCAGGGATATTTGACGACTTCGCCGCTTCAATTGGCCGTGATGACAGCCAGAATTGCCGCAGAAAATGCCTCACCGTCGCCAAAAGTATTCATTGGCGGCGCAGCTGCGCCTGATCCGGGGGTGCCGCATTATGAGCCTCTGGATTCTGAAATTGCTGATCAATTGCGAGCTGGTATGTATGCCGTGACATCTGAACCAGGAGGGACAGCATTGCGTGCTGGTGATGTCGGAAATGGTCAACGTTTGGCCGGTAAGACGGGGACAGCGCAAGTGCGCCGTATTTCAACAGCAGAACGTGTCACCGGTGTTGTTAAGAACGACCAATTACCTTGGAAATTGCGAGATCACGGCTTGTTTGTATGTTATGCACCTGCCGACAATCCTAAATATGTATGTAGTGTGATTGTGGATCATGGTGGTGGGTCGAGTGCAGCTTACCCCATAGCAAGAGATATAATGACAGAAACGTTGAAGCGAGACCCCGTTTCAAAAGAGACGCACAAAGTGGCAAGCCCAATGGCGCAGGAAGAAAATAAAACTTCCACGAGTGAGGCGATTTAA
- the rodA gene encoding rod shape-determining protein RodA, whose amino-acid sequence MRIIAEKLTLIDKLRNLHWSLLLTFIAIASFGTAVLVSVTLKDPSMADIPWQHITRFVFVLLATIGLALAPIRLWAMIAYPLYLGALFLLVLVELFGTIGGGAQRWLDIGPVLIQPSEFMKIAILLALARYYHQTSENSPPNLWNHIMAGIIIIVPTILVLKQPDLGTSLMLAATGGVVIFCAGLSWKIIIAGILGVLLSIWPVYQFGLKDYQKERVYTFLDPSRDPLGAGYQLQQAKIAIGSGGLQGKGFMQGTQSQNNYIPEQHTDFIFTIIAEEFGFVGSMSLLTAWAVALIFGLLVGNRSTTVFGALAAAGVVATLAFYVVVNIGMVMGLMPVVGVPLPLISHGGTAMMTVMLGFSILLMVHIHRDQTMVLKGVL is encoded by the coding sequence ATGCGGATTATCGCCGAAAAGCTAACTTTGATTGATAAGTTGAGAAACTTACACTGGTCATTATTGCTGACATTTATTGCGATTGCTTCTTTTGGTACGGCAGTTTTGGTTTCCGTCACGCTTAAAGACCCAAGTATGGCGGATATTCCGTGGCAACATATAACGCGGTTTGTGTTCGTGTTACTTGCAACAATCGGTTTAGCGCTGGCCCCAATTCGATTATGGGCGATGATCGCCTATCCACTATATTTGGGGGCGCTTTTCTTACTTGTCTTAGTTGAACTGTTTGGAACAATTGGAGGAGGTGCTCAGCGTTGGCTGGATATCGGACCCGTTTTGATTCAACCATCGGAATTTATGAAAATTGCGATTTTGCTCGCTTTGGCAAGATATTATCATCAAACGAGTGAAAACAGCCCGCCCAATTTGTGGAATCATATTATGGCGGGAATCATTATTATCGTTCCTACAATACTTGTATTGAAGCAACCTGATTTGGGAACGTCATTGATGCTGGCTGCCACAGGCGGAGTTGTTATTTTTTGTGCTGGATTATCATGGAAAATAATTATAGCGGGCATACTCGGGGTACTTTTGTCTATTTGGCCCGTCTATCAGTTTGGTTTGAAAGATTATCAGAAAGAACGCGTTTATACCTTTCTGGACCCTTCAAGAGATCCGCTTGGTGCGGGCTATCAATTACAGCAAGCAAAAATAGCAATTGGGTCTGGAGGCCTTCAAGGCAAAGGCTTTATGCAAGGCACGCAGTCTCAGAATAATTACATTCCCGAACAGCACACAGATTTCATTTTTACGATTATTGCAGAAGAATTTGGATTTGTTGGTTCAATGTCGCTTTTGACCGCATGGGCTGTTGCTTTGATATTTGGTCTCTTGGTCGGCAATCGATCAACAACAGTGTTTGGGGCGTTGGCGGCGGCGGGAGTGGTCGCCACGTTGGCATTCTATGTCGTGGTTAATATCGGAATGGTCATGGGCTTGATGCCCGTTGTTGGTGTACCATTGCCGTTGATTTCGCATGGTGGGACGGCGATGATGACGGTAATGTTAGGGTTTTCTATTCTTTTAATGGTTCACATCCACCGTGATCAAACAATGGTCCTTAAAGGGGTTCTTTAG
- a CDS encoding sodium-dependent transporter — protein MVGNPSGDISRKSDTWGSRFGFIMAAVGSSVGLGNFWRFPYTAGENGGGAFILIYLLCVVAIGLPVLMGEYALGRKAGMSSVEGIQSLARNAGKSENWGIIGWVGVFASTFIVSFYMVISAWILAFVLQAIGGNFAGITPEQSGQNFGETISNRGNIMGLLLVFLIANAVIVGRGVKGGIEKAATILMPAFFIMLLGVVAFAVTTGDLKQTVSFLLSPDWSAVNFSTFLAALGQACFSLSVGSVLMVTYGSYLSRDTNIPRSSFIVAGADTMVAIIAGFAIFPIVFQAGLDPAGGPGLFFVSLPVAFGSIPGGNIIAMVFFSLALFAAFTSSISLYEVSVSWLEERHGVHRMGASMGMAFILFVVGVAYIYSGDYLDFVDFLTGNILLPLGALFIAIFIGWVLPKLDMLEEIEDQKLHAVWYTALRWFVPVFVGIILFFGIFDGLQDTFGVQMPAFMESLIGSNKSV, from the coding sequence ATGGTGGGCAATCCATCGGGGGATATTAGCCGAAAGAGTGATACTTGGGGATCACGTTTTGGTTTCATTATGGCGGCAGTTGGATCTTCTGTTGGCCTTGGAAATTTCTGGCGCTTTCCATACACGGCGGGAGAGAATGGAGGCGGGGCCTTTATTCTGATATACTTGCTCTGTGTCGTGGCAATCGGTTTGCCTGTTCTCATGGGAGAATATGCATTGGGCCGTAAAGCTGGTATGTCGTCAGTTGAGGGTATTCAATCTTTAGCGCGAAATGCAGGTAAATCCGAAAATTGGGGTATTATCGGTTGGGTTGGTGTTTTTGCGTCAACTTTCATCGTTTCATTCTATATGGTGATTTCCGCGTGGATTTTAGCTTTCGTACTTCAAGCGATAGGCGGTAATTTCGCAGGGATCACGCCTGAACAATCTGGTCAGAATTTCGGTGAAACGATCAGTAATCGCGGCAATATAATGGGGCTATTATTGGTGTTCCTAATAGCCAATGCTGTGATTGTTGGGCGCGGTGTGAAAGGCGGCATTGAAAAAGCAGCAACTATTTTGATGCCTGCTTTCTTCATTATGCTTTTAGGAGTTGTCGCATTTGCGGTTACAACGGGTGACCTGAAACAGACTGTATCATTTCTTCTTTCACCAGACTGGAGTGCTGTGAATTTTAGCACGTTCCTAGCAGCGCTTGGTCAAGCTTGTTTCTCATTGAGTGTTGGATCTGTATTGATGGTTACCTACGGGTCATATCTTTCAAGAGACACTAATATCCCGCGGTCATCCTTTATCGTAGCGGGAGCGGATACAATGGTTGCGATTATCGCAGGGTTTGCGATTTTTCCAATCGTATTTCAAGCGGGACTTGACCCAGCTGGTGGGCCTGGATTGTTCTTTGTGTCTCTTCCGGTCGCTTTTGGGAGTATTCCTGGCGGTAACATTATTGCCATGGTATTTTTCTCATTAGCATTATTTGCAGCTTTCACATCCTCAATTTCACTCTATGAGGTGTCAGTTTCTTGGCTCGAAGAGCGTCATGGTGTTCATCGCATGGGTGCATCCATGGGAATGGCATTCATTCTTTTTGTTGTTGGCGTGGCATATATTTATTCTGGAGATTATCTGGATTTTGTTGATTTCTTGACGGGGAATATTCTTCTGCCTCTGGGAGCGCTATTTATAGCGATCTTTATTGGTTGGGTTTTGCCAAAATTAGATATGCTGGAAGAAATCGAAGATCAGAAATTGCATGCAGTTTGGTATACGGCACTGCGTTGGTTTGTGCCTGTTTTTGTCGGAATTATTCTGTTCTTTGGAATTTTCGATGGATTGCAGGACACATTTGGCGTGCAAATGCCAGCATTTATGGAAAGCCTAATTGGTAGCAATAAATCCGTTTAA
- the pip gene encoding prolyl aminopeptidase — protein sequence MNNNRSRKFLFPRIDSNKVGRLRVSDIHELYWEESGNPDGIPVIALHGGPGGGSNPDMRRFFDPTKYRIIIFDQRGCGRSSPFSELQENTTWDLVSDMEKLREHLKVEKWLLFGGSWGSTLALTYAAVHRSTTLGLVLRGIFLLTKAEIQWFYQEGASRLFPDAYDRYIAPIPKSERNNLLKAFYSRLTGSDAEERAAAAKSWSQWEGETLSIRGPSMLPSKFEEQAFVDAFARIECHYFWNKGFFEKDGWLLEQAASFGNLPGVIVHGRYDVVTPLSSAWALNKAWDGAELKIIGDAGHSSMEPGIVDELIRATELMAEKFS from the coding sequence ATGAACAATAATCGATCACGCAAATTTCTTTTTCCCAGAATAGACTCGAATAAAGTTGGGCGTCTTCGTGTATCCGACATTCACGAACTATACTGGGAAGAATCTGGAAATCCCGACGGTATCCCCGTTATCGCTCTTCATGGTGGCCCTGGCGGCGGCTCAAACCCAGACATGCGCCGTTTTTTTGACCCGACCAAATACAGAATCATTATTTTTGACCAACGTGGGTGTGGTCGCTCTTCTCCATTTTCGGAATTGCAAGAGAACACGACTTGGGATCTCGTTTCGGATATGGAAAAACTTCGCGAGCACCTGAAAGTCGAAAAATGGCTATTATTTGGTGGATCATGGGGAAGCACACTCGCCCTCACATACGCAGCCGTTCACCGATCAACGACACTAGGCCTAGTATTGCGCGGTATTTTCCTTCTCACAAAAGCAGAAATTCAGTGGTTTTATCAGGAAGGTGCGAGTCGCCTCTTTCCGGACGCGTATGATAGATACATTGCTCCAATTCCTAAAAGTGAACGTAACAACCTCCTTAAAGCCTTCTATTCACGCCTTACAGGCAGCGATGCAGAAGAGCGCGCGGCGGCAGCTAAATCTTGGTCTCAATGGGAGGGAGAAACTCTTTCTATACGAGGCCCATCAATGCTTCCTTCCAAATTTGAAGAACAAGCGTTTGTCGATGCTTTTGCCCGCATTGAATGCCATTATTTCTGGAATAAAGGCTTTTTTGAAAAAGATGGCTGGTTATTGGAACAAGCAGCAAGTTTTGGAAATTTGCCAGGTGTCATTGTTCACGGTCGATACGATGTTGTCACGCCGCTTTCGTCGGCATGGGCACTGAACAAAGCTTGGGATGGTGCGGAACTAAAAATTATTGGTGATGCTGGGCATTCCAGCATGGAACCTGGAATAGTGGATGAGCTCATACGAGCCACAGAATTGATGGCAGAAAAATTTAGTTAG
- a CDS encoding MFS transporter: MSNAWRATAYLSLFYFIFGLQLPYLPVWLETARGLDGPQISFVLFGALLARVIVGPVISGWADARTAKIASVLMAAGAGFGYFVLNLTFDPILLAIVGFFLMSIVHAIIPLGESSLLLVAGESRPSFGQGRALASLSFVFGVFSGGFLIQYVGVSSLVPVITCLFVGLMLIGWLVPSIPLGESGTEAGLWSRMARGIRLYRRPTLYLLLISASCIQAAHAFYYGFSTVIWEKQGFSGTEISFLWVTGVLLEIAFLAFASKFPAWVTPQRLVLIGAIGAVLRWVSYGFAPDLLSAFILQNLHALTFAATFIGGVRMVHSEVAKQDQTLALSLLAAIAGAMTGAAGVLSGYLYEGIGVRGYWAMAALAAIGGLFACLMMLRISTRLER; the protein is encoded by the coding sequence ATGAGTAACGCATGGCGAGCCACAGCATATCTAAGTCTTTTCTATTTTATTTTTGGGCTTCAATTACCCTATTTGCCGGTCTGGCTGGAAACTGCGCGTGGTCTAGATGGGCCTCAGATCAGCTTCGTACTATTTGGTGCTCTTTTGGCGCGTGTTATCGTTGGACCGGTGATTTCTGGATGGGCCGATGCGCGCACAGCAAAAATTGCTTCGGTTCTAATGGCTGCTGGGGCCGGATTTGGTTATTTTGTATTAAATCTCACCTTTGATCCAATTTTACTTGCGATTGTTGGCTTCTTTTTGATGTCGATAGTGCACGCTATCATCCCGTTGGGAGAATCTAGCCTTTTACTCGTGGCTGGCGAAAGCAGACCAAGTTTTGGTCAAGGGCGTGCTCTAGCATCCCTGTCTTTTGTATTCGGCGTATTTTCTGGTGGTTTTCTTATCCAATATGTTGGTGTGTCCAGTTTGGTGCCGGTGATCACTTGTCTCTTTGTTGGCTTGATGCTGATAGGTTGGTTGGTGCCGTCCATTCCCTTGGGAGAAAGCGGCACAGAAGCTGGGCTGTGGTCGCGTATGGCGCGAGGTATCCGATTATATCGACGTCCTACCTTATATTTGCTTTTGATAAGCGCGTCCTGCATTCAGGCAGCTCATGCATTTTATTATGGGTTCTCCACAGTGATCTGGGAAAAGCAGGGGTTTTCGGGAACAGAAATTAGTTTTTTATGGGTAACAGGCGTATTGCTAGAAATAGCATTTCTTGCTTTTGCATCTAAATTTCCAGCATGGGTTACACCTCAGCGTCTCGTATTGATAGGGGCGATAGGGGCAGTGCTGCGTTGGGTTTCGTATGGGTTTGCCCCTGATCTGTTAAGTGCTTTTATTTTACAAAATCTCCATGCATTAACCTTTGCTGCGACATTTATCGGAGGTGTTCGCATGGTGCATAGCGAGGTTGCCAAACAAGATCAGACCTTGGCATTGTCTCTTCTTGCTGCGATTGCTGGCGCTATGACTGGGGCTGCTGGGGTATTATCTGGCTATTTATACGAAGGAATTGGCGTTCGAGGATATTGGGCTATGGCTGCATTGGCGGCAATTGGAGGCTTATTCGCGTGCTTGATGATGTTAAGGATATCTACTCGCCTTGAACGATAA